In Streptomyces sp. Li-HN-5-11, the sequence ACGTCGATGACTTCGAGCTGGTCCGGACCGGCTCCTGAACAGACGGCACGTTCGCGACGGGGCCGGCCACCATCCAGTGGCCGGCCCCGCTCGGTGGTGCGACGGGCGGGCGCGGCAGGGCCCGGCCGGGCTCGGCCCGCCACTGTGTGTCATGCGCGCTCGAGGAGGATCAGGTAGAGCGCGTTGGGGGCGAGGTCGAGCGTCTTGGTATAGGTCCTGCCGGGCCGGACGATCTTCTCGCCGACCAGCTGGAGGTTGGCCTTGGCCGGGTCGCCGTAGTAGTTGCTCGTGGTCTGGTCTATCCGGTAGACGCGCTCGCGGACCGGGCCGTGCCGGAGCTGTGACGGCAGGTGGGACATGTCGATGGTCGTCCGGTAGCCGCGGTCGTTGACGTGCTGCCAGTTCCAGGCCATCACCGATGCGCCCGTCCTGTCCTTCGACGCCATCGCGTACACGCCGTTGTCGCCTTCGAGGCCGTCGGTGACGGCGGACACCCTGGTGTCCTTCATCCTGGACTGCATCAGCAGCATGTTCCCGTACGGGGTGAAGGTGTCGGTGAGCGGCCCGTCCGGAGTGCGGGTCACCAACTGGTCCTTGCGTTCCTGGGTGCTGTGACGGACGCACCAGTTGAACATGTGAGTGTCGGGCTGGTTGGCGTAGTAGTAGCTGTAGGTGGCCATGGCGGCGGCCTGCCGGATGTAGTCCTTCGTGGGGTCGGTGTCGTCGTACGCCGGGCCGGGATAGATGCCGGTCTCGGTGACGAAGGCCGGGAGGTGCTGGTCGAGGTGGCGCCCCTTGAGCCATCCGCGCAGCACGTCCCGCTGCGAGGCGACGACCCTGAGGTCGTTGCGGTACATCGTCGGAATCTTGTAGTCCTCGTCCCACGACAGGTAGGCGTGGTAGGAGAGGAAGTCGAGCCGCTTGCCGGGGTTCTTGTCGGCGGCGAAGGCGTCAAGGAAGGGCTTCATCCACTTCGGGTCCATGACCGACAGCGCCGGGCCGCCCAGCTTGAGCCGGTCCGCGCGCGGTAGGTGCTGGTTGACGTCGTCGAGGGCCCCGTAGAACGGCACGTAGTAGCGGTACAGGCCGCCGGGCTGCAGCGTTGTCCGGTCCGCGGGACGTCCCGCGTTGCGCTGCTGTCCGTAGAACTGCCAGTCCGGTTCGTTGAACGCCTCGACGTATCTGACGCGGGGATACTTCTCCTTCACCCTGCGGAGGATCAGTTCGAGCAGCGGCTTGAGATCCTTCAGCGGCCTCTTGCCCTCGACGAAGTCCGTCGGGTTGAGGTCGACCAGCAGAGAGTCGGACACGGCGCTCGCCTCGCTGAGATAGGCGTCCAGCTTGGACAGGTCGCACTGGTTGGTCGCCAGGTCGCACAGGTTGAACACGTCCGCGTCGCGCGCGTTGGTGCTGCTGAGCCATACACGGTAGATGTCGCCGTGCAGGCCCTGCTTGTTGTAGAAGTTCACGTCCTCGGCACGCTGCTCGGGCCATGCGGTGACGTTGCCGAAGTTGTTGTACTTCTCCGCCCGCGGCAGCGGGCCCTCCCGCGAACCGAAATCAACCGAAACCCTCGCCGATGACAGCGGCGCGGGTGGCTCGGCCGCGTGCGCGGCGCCGGACTGCAGGGACGTGAGGAGGAGCAGTGCGGCGACCACTCCCGCAACCGGCCCCCGACTGGTTGCATCTCTCGTACTCATCAGCATCCTGCTCAGAACCTCTCTTCCGTGACATGTGAAGTCCGCCCTGCGAAGGGGTGCCAGGAAGGCGGAGGCAGCGCGACTCGTCGTTGGCAAGGTCATGTCATCGTGCGCGTGCATGGCGGCCTCTCCTGATTCCGGCGCGGCCGTCTCCCCTGCGCGGGAGTGTGGTTCTTGCTTAGCGTATAGGTGCATTCAAGATAGGAGAAGATCAAGTTCGAAAATTGAGAATTATATTCTCGAGCGCCTTTCGGTGACGCCCATCGCGGTCGGCGTGCGCGGGGCAGGCTCCGGCGGCGTTTGCGTGATCTCGTCGACCAGACCCCAGCGCAGTGCCTCCGCTGCGGTCAGCACGCCACCGGACAGGGCGAGGTAGGCGGTGCGTTCGCGGCCGATGCGGGCGGGGAGGCTCACCGTGCCGCCCGCGCCGGGGATCAGTCCCATCCCGATCTCCGGCAGCCGGATCGCCGTGTCCGGGGTGGCCGCCACCCGGCCCGCGAAGGCGGCCAGTTCGATGCCCGCGCCGACGCAGGCGCCGTGCAGACGGGCCGTCACCTTGCGGCCGCACCGCAGAAGAAGTCCCGCCGGGCTGCGACGCACCCGCACGAGGTGCGCCTCGGCCGTGTCCCGCGAGCTGCCGAACTCGGTGAGGTCGCCCCCGCTGCAGAAAGCGGGCCCGGCGCCGCACAGGTCGACCCGGGTGATCGACGGATCGGCCACCGCGACCTCGAGAGCCTCGCACAGGGCGTCCCGCGTGGCCGCGTCGAAGGCGTTGCGCACCCAGGGCCGCTCCAGTACGACGGTCAGGCGGTCGCCGTCGCGCCGGAGCCGGACCGGTTCGACCGTGGGGCGGGGGGTGCCGGGGCGGGCAACGGCCAGCCAGTCGCGGAAGCCCGCACCACCCTGGAGGGCCGAGTAGGCGAGGGACTCGACCAGCAGCCGGTCGGAGGGTGGGAGCGCGCGCCCCATGCGGAGTACCTGGACCAGTGCGACGGACGCGGCCGGTTGCCGGGCGACGGTGTCCCGAATGTGCCGGGCGGCGGCGTGCGGGTCGGCGCACGACACCCATGGCCGCCGTGCGTCGGGCTCCGCGGTCAGCAGGACGTCGAAGTCCCCGGTGACATCCCTCGGTCGGTCCGCCACACCCACGAACACCTGGTCGTGGACCGGTGGGGGCGGCGCTGAGCGGTCGATGTCGATCAGGCGAAAGGGTGATTCCATGTTCACCGCAGTGTAATCTGGCCATCCGTGTCGGAGAAGGGTGTTCCTTCAATGAAGAATGCCGCTCTCAGATCGTGGATGGCCGAGGTCGATCCCTTTCTCGGCCCCCTCCACACCATCGTGGACGACATCGCCGACCGCACCGGCGTCCTCGTCGATCTCCCGACGGTCCTGTTCCTGCGCGCCCGCCTCGCCGGCCTC encodes:
- a CDS encoding enoyl-CoA hydratase/isomerase family protein; this encodes MESPFRLIDIDRSAPPPPVHDQVFVGVADRPRDVTGDFDVLLTAEPDARRPWVSCADPHAAARHIRDTVARQPAASVALVQVLRMGRALPPSDRLLVESLAYSALQGGAGFRDWLAVARPGTPRPTVEPVRLRRDGDRLTVVLERPWVRNAFDAATRDALCEALEVAVADPSITRVDLCGAGPAFCSGGDLTEFGSSRDTAEAHLVRVRRSPAGLLLRCGRKVTARLHGACVGAGIELAAFAGRVAATPDTAIRLPEIGMGLIPGAGGTVSLPARIGRERTAYLALSGGVLTAAEALRWGLVDEITQTPPEPAPRTPTAMGVTERRSRI